The segment AAGCTGCCCAGAATGATGGTATTCGTAGGTTGTCACATCCAAACCATCCTGCTTCATGACCAAGCGGCCCTCGCCGTCGTAGGAATATTTCACTTCCCCGGCCCGTTCCAGCCGTACCCCCGGACCGTAAGTGAAACGGCATTGCCCAGTTTGGGGAGTGGAACCGAAGTAACGTTCGCCCTGTTTGCCGTACTTGTACTCCTCAATAAGCCGTTCATCTTTCCAAACATTGCAAAGCCTTCCGCCTGCGTCATATTCATATTGTAGAAGATGATCTTTAGGCTCAAGGGAACACAATTTACCCACAATGCGCCCGTCTTCATCTCTTGCGGTTGCCAGTACGGAAAACGGTTCTTCCGTACCCGGCACAATAAACGAGGTCACGCGAATTGCATCTTCGGGATCAAACTCAACGCCATCACGCTCGAATTCATCGTGCAGGTCTTCACCTGTGCCCGTTTGCGGTTGTTGCGGTTCGGGGTGTTCCGGGATAAATTCCTCAATGAGGGCTTTGCCGTAGTCGGTCTGCGCTAAATCCTGCGCCAACGGCAGGTCGGGGTTCTCACGCATGAAACGCAGATGGGCCAGACGTTTACGCCATGCGTAGCGCTCTTTCTCGATTTCCCATTCTTTGTTCTTCTGCTCCCAGCGCACTTTAACTTCCGGTTTCATCATGGACGGATACATGCGGTCACCGCGTGAAAATTCCGAAAAATCAGCCAGTGGTTCCGGCAAGGCCATGCCTGTGGACGGGGAATAAACCTCCCACATATTTTCGATCTGCATTTCCGGCGGTTCATTTTCGCCATACATCCGCAGGGCAAGGTTCAAATCTTCCCGTTTTTTGGGCCGCAGCGTAAAATCATTTCTAAAACTCATAAATAAACTCCATTGTTCAAATTAATCCAGAATGCGCAGAATCCATTGATTCATGCGCATTGCCTCGAATTCAAAAACAATGGATACAAATAAGGACGGACCTGAGTTACCCGACTCAGGTCCGCCCCCCCCTATTTGACCGCACAATCAATCCAGCCTATAAAACCGCAAGCGAGCAAACATATGACGGCAGACTTTGTCCGGTCCATTCCAAGATAAAGCCTGAACGTGAACCTTTAACGTGCCAGCGAGGGGCCATGAAAGGTAAAAACAAAAAAGACGCGATCCTATATGCGGCTCAGGAGATTTTCGGTCGGTACGGCTATGCCGGGACCACCGTGAAGATGATCTCCGAACGGGCAGGCGTGGCATTCGGTCTTGTCTCACACTATTTCGGATCAAAAGAAGAGCTTTTCATCACCGCCGGGGTAGGCATTGTTGAAGACCTCACAGAATATCTGAGCGCGGAAACCCGCAAGGCATCAAATGGACTGGAAGGTATCCAGACCTTCATGCGCAGTTACCTGAGCTATACCCTGCAACATCGCAACACCTTCCCGGTGCTGTTGCGCTGCTCACCGTTCTCTGATGTCCAGATCGAACTGGACCGCTCACGCATTGCGGTTAAATTTCAGCAGCTCTTGAATGTCATCCGCGAATCCGTAGAACGCGGAATTGAGGACGGTTCTATACGTGACCTGTCCGTTGATGACACCACCACTATTGTCTACTCCAACATTGTCGGTACGGTCAGGACCAGATTCCTTTCTCCCTACGACCTGCCCAACCTCTACGAGGAAACCACCGACTTTGTAGTCCGCAGCATCCGAGCCAGGGATTAGGCTTCATCTTTTTCTACAAAAAAGCCGCGCAACCCAAAGGTTGCGCGGCTTTTTTGCTGCTGAACTTGACAGTTTTCGGTTCATAAATCATCTTGCCTGCATGCAAAGCTATCCAGAACACTACTTCGAAAAATCCAAAACGCCTTTCCCACTCTTTATACTGCTGGGCGCAATGCTTTTCTGCCTGCTTGCCCCCCAAAAAGCATCCGCCCATCCGCATGTATTTGTAGACTGTTCCCTGACCTTTGAATTCAATGACAACGGCCTTAGCGGAGTGCGCCAGAAATGGTGGTTTGATGAAATGTTCGCGGCTATGATCCTTGGCGACTTTGATAAAAACCACGACAACAAACTCAATGAGGAAGAAGCTACGGCCCTTGAAAACGGGGCGTTTGTTAATCTGAAGAATTTCAATTACTTCACGCGTATCCTCGTGGACGGCAATGAACGCACCCCTGTAGAGGCTCTTGAATTCAAGCCCTCCATTGAAGACGGCACCCTTGTTTACGAGTTCTTTGTTCCCCTCGACATAACTGACGATGCCAAGCATGTTGTTATGGTCGCTATTTACGATGAAAGCTTTTACACTTCAGTCCAGATGGATCCCCAGAACAAGGTTCGCGGACCGATCCAGAAATTCAAAACCAGCCTTGAGCTGGAACCTGTTGCGGAAATGGCCTACTTTTATGACCAGATAACCCCTGAAGCAGCAGTACTGACCATGCTCCCCAAGTAAGGACACCATGAAAAAAATAAGCAT is part of the Desulfovibrio sp. JC022 genome and harbors:
- a CDS encoding TetR/AcrR family transcriptional regulator — encoded protein: MKGKNKKDAILYAAQEIFGRYGYAGTTVKMISERAGVAFGLVSHYFGSKEELFITAGVGIVEDLTEYLSAETRKASNGLEGIQTFMRSYLSYTLQHRNTFPVLLRCSPFSDVQIELDRSRIAVKFQQLLNVIRESVERGIEDGSIRDLSVDDTTTIVYSNIVGTVRTRFLSPYDLPNLYEETTDFVVRSIRARD
- a CDS encoding DUF1007 family protein yields the protein MLFCLLAPQKASAHPHVFVDCSLTFEFNDNGLSGVRQKWWFDEMFAAMILGDFDKNHDNKLNEEEATALENGAFVNLKNFNYFTRILVDGNERTPVEALEFKPSIEDGTLVYEFFVPLDITDDAKHVVMVAIYDESFYTSVQMDPQNKVRGPIQKFKTSLELEPVAEMAYFYDQITPEAAVLTMLPK